The nucleotide sequence AGTCCAGGTGCTCCTTGGGGAGGAGGGCGAACTCGTTCAAGGCGAAGCGCCCATGCACCTCGGTGCCGCAGGCGGGGCAGAAGAGGGCCTTCACCGCCAAGGACCCCTCGCAGGCCGGGCAACGCGTGGGAAGGAGCCGGATCACCATACTCCCACCTTTACTCCCATCCCCTCCCCCTCTAGCTCCAAAAGAACCAGAGGGGGAAGCCTCCTAAAGGCAAAGACCGCTCCCAGGGGCATCCCCGAGGCGGCCTTCCCCCGAAGGAGGGCCTGGGTCTTGCGGAGGAAGAGAGCAAGGAGAAGACCCCACTCCAACGCAAAGAGGGGTAGCCCCAGGAAGAAGGGCAAGGGGAAAGGCCCCCGCACCCTCAGGTAGAGGAACCTGAGACGCAAAGGGGGACGCCCGGGCCTCACGCCACCTCCACCAGGATCTCCACCGGCTTCCCCTCCTCCTCCGCCGCGATCTCCACGAGCTTCCCCTCGGACATCCCCTCCCGCACCGCCATGAGGAGCTCCTTGAGGTTCACCCCCTTTCCCGCCAGGGTGGCCTTGGCCTCCTGGGGAAGGAAGGCCTCCACAAGCTCTGCCAGGGCCAGGGGCAGGTTCACGTGGATGCGCACGGGCTTACCCTCCTCGTCGTAGGCGTGCACGCGCACCCTCAGAATCTGGGTAGGTCCCTTGGCCTTAGGCCGCTCCTCCAGGGCCTCGAGGAGGGAAAGGGCCTCCTCCACCCCGATCTCCCCCGCCCTCACCATCTCCAAAACCCTCCGCTTCTCTTCCATCACGCCTCCTTCGCGTCAAGCTCCAGATTCCCACGCCGCACCTCGGGGGCCAGGGCCTCGGCCAGGCGGAGGAGGGTCTCGGCGAGCCGCCTGCGCCAAGGCCGGCGCAGGGGCAGAAGAAGCCTCTCCCGCTCCGCCTCCCTCAGGCGCTCCCGCCAGGGCTCCAGGAGGAGCTCCCGGTCCCAGGTTCCAAACTCCACGGCTCCCTCCTGAGAAAAAGGTAACTCATCTTTTACAGATTGTCAAGGGCCGCTTTACATATTCAAAAAGGGAGCCTCGAGGGGTGCCGGGGGCCCAGGAAGGGAGCCCCTAGGAAGGCGAAGAGGAGAAGGGCATAGGCCAGGGCGAGGAGCCCGGCCCGAAGGAGGCCCCTAAGCCTTTCCTGCAGGAGGAAGTAGAGGGTGAGGAGGAGCCAGCCCAAGAAGGTGGAAAGCTCCTTGGGGTCCAGGGCCAGGGGGCTCCCGAAGTAGCCGAAGGCCCAGGCCATACCGCTCCCCAGGCCCAGGGTCGCGGCCAGGTAGCCCACCTGCAGGTAGCCCCGCTCCAGGCGCTTGAGGCTC is from Thermus islandicus DSM 21543 and encodes:
- a CDS encoding SHOCT-like domain-containing protein → MEEKRRVLEMVRAGEIGVEEALSLLEALEERPKAKGPTQILRVRVHAYDEEGKPVRIHVNLPLALAELVEAFLPQEAKATLAGKGVNLKELLMAVREGMSEGKLVEIAAEEEGKPVEILVEVA